A genomic segment from Streptomyces sp. NBC_00654 encodes:
- a CDS encoding DUF6227 family protein — translation MSDPYETTEQHLDRLLRRALNSFDLPDITVDRLGTALAHSSALHSSHHSSVLHRETYRHTYLLSDGSALTLWELVHSGGRDITVPRRHELYDDEADAHVAATRLAGSFSDAPVFGDDGPQPDLEVLTLLMSAPPAPLPRMYAPDNSADHARRVLRRAENGDRPGEETARMLRAAFAHHITQIFGRQCRVDGQDAGFTLYEHAFLLLDGSETSLWEVEHTATPDGRHMCEVYGAERDARAAMENRTRIC, via the coding sequence TTGAGCGATCCGTACGAGACAACCGAGCAGCACCTCGACCGACTCCTGCGACGCGCCCTCAACTCGTTCGACCTGCCCGACATCACGGTCGACCGACTCGGTACGGCTCTGGCGCACAGCAGTGCCCTGCATTCCTCGCACCACAGCTCCGTCCTGCACCGTGAGACCTACCGGCACACCTATCTCCTCTCCGACGGCTCCGCCCTGACCCTGTGGGAGCTGGTCCACAGCGGCGGCCGGGACATCACGGTCCCCCGCCGCCACGAGCTGTACGACGACGAGGCCGACGCCCATGTCGCCGCCACCAGGCTGGCCGGGAGCTTCTCGGACGCCCCGGTCTTCGGCGACGACGGCCCGCAGCCGGACCTGGAGGTCCTCACCCTCCTGATGTCCGCTCCCCCGGCCCCGCTGCCCCGGATGTACGCACCGGACAACTCGGCGGACCACGCCCGCCGCGTCCTGCGCCGCGCGGAGAACGGCGACCGGCCGGGCGAGGAGACCGCCCGGATGCTGCGGGCCGCCTTCGCCCACCACATCACCCAGATCTTCGGGCGCCAGTGCCGTGTCGACGGGCAGGACGCGGGCTTCACGCTCTACGAGCACGCCTTCCTGCTGCTGGACGGCAGCGAGACGAGCCTGTGGGAGGTCGAGCACACGGCTACCCCGGACGGCCGCCACATGTGCGAGGTGTACGGGGCCGAGCGCGACGCCCGCGCGGCCATGGAGAACCGCACCCGGATCTGCTGA
- a CDS encoding P1 family peptidase, whose amino-acid sequence MTREDPRRRPEPPRRDALTDVAGIRVGHARVAGEGALSGTTVVLAPEGGAVAAVDVRGGGPGTRETDALDPRNLVQRVDAVVLTGGSAYGLDAASGVMAWLEEQGRGVRVGPRPDQVVPVVPAACLFDLGRGGDWRARPDASTGRAAVMAAAASESGAPVAEGAVGAGTGAVAGRLKGGIGTASVRLASGVTVAALAAVNAAGSVLDPRTGVLYGEYGAGEPPAHPSPEAHREALRRLTRAQEAHEAAGGGAPPFNTTIAVVATDAALVRAQAQKLAGTAHDGLARAVRPVHLLTDGDTVFALATGQLPLTPGNPVALNEILAAGADTLARAIVKAVRAAEGTEGPGGAFPSYTDLYGG is encoded by the coding sequence CGGGTGGCCGGAGAGGGCGCCCTGAGCGGAACCACCGTCGTACTGGCGCCCGAGGGCGGCGCCGTGGCCGCCGTGGATGTGCGCGGCGGCGGACCGGGGACCCGGGAGACGGACGCGCTGGACCCGCGCAATCTGGTGCAGCGGGTCGACGCGGTGGTCCTCACGGGCGGCAGCGCGTACGGCCTGGACGCCGCGTCCGGCGTGATGGCCTGGCTGGAGGAGCAGGGCCGGGGCGTCAGGGTCGGCCCCCGCCCGGATCAGGTGGTACCGGTCGTTCCGGCCGCCTGCCTCTTCGACCTGGGGCGCGGCGGTGACTGGCGGGCCCGCCCCGACGCCTCGACCGGCCGCGCCGCGGTGATGGCCGCCGCCGCCTCGGAATCGGGGGCGCCGGTGGCCGAGGGAGCGGTCGGCGCGGGAACCGGGGCGGTGGCCGGGCGGCTCAAGGGCGGCATCGGCACGGCGAGCGTGCGGCTCGCCTCCGGGGTGACCGTCGCCGCGCTCGCCGCGGTCAACGCGGCGGGGTCGGTCCTGGATCCGAGGACCGGGGTGCTCTACGGGGAGTACGGCGCGGGGGAGCCGCCCGCGCATCCGTCACCCGAGGCGCACCGTGAGGCGCTGCGGCGGCTCACACGGGCGCAGGAGGCGCATGAGGCGGCCGGGGGCGGCGCCCCGCCCTTCAACACCACCATCGCCGTCGTCGCCACCGACGCCGCCCTCGTACGGGCCCAGGCCCAGAAGCTGGCGGGCACCGCGCACGACGGACTGGCGCGCGCCGTGCGTCCCGTCCATCTGCTGACCGACGGAGATACGGTCTTCGCCCTGGCCACGGGGCAGCTGCCGCTCACGCCGGGAAATCCGGTCGCGCTGAACGAGATCCTCGCCGCGGGCGCCGACACCCTCGCCCGCGCCATCGTGAAGGCGGTACGCGCGGCCGAGGGGACCGAGGGCCCGGGGGGCGCGTTCCCCTCGTACACGGACCTCTACGGCGGCTGA
- a CDS encoding MFS transporter: MEPKGPTAPVAPADRRRWFALAIVMTAAFMDLVDVTIVNIAIPSIKRDTGASFTSIQWITAGYALAFAAGLITGGRLGDIYGRKRLFLIGIGGFTLASALCGFAANPEMLVASRILQGGMASLMVPQVLSIVHATFPAHERGKVFGLFGAIVGLGAVSGPLLGALLTEWNLFGLEWRPIFLINLPVGIAGLILGRRFISESKAPKALRLDLVGVLLVTLGLLMLLYPLTRGRELGWPLWGHVSMVGSLLVFLALIAYERHKARSDASPLIELSLFRVKSFAAGIAVQLTFGIGLGIFFLVWTLYMQMGLGWSELRAGTTGIPFSIAVSVAAGVSVQKLVPRFGRKVLQAGALLMITGLLLYIWEAERYGMGIEAWQMALPLVVMGVGMGLIVAPLTDAVLSEVPKEHAGSASGLINTVQQMGTALGLGLVSVVFFGAIGDRLGPEAVGPAFVNAFQQSLWWVAGVLAVIFLVMFALPARPRAHVEGAGDDGTEADGTRGADGTGRAGSAAGTGDTGATKEPALTH, encoded by the coding sequence ATGGAGCCGAAGGGGCCGACAGCCCCGGTGGCCCCCGCCGACAGGCGCCGCTGGTTCGCGCTCGCCATCGTGATGACCGCTGCCTTCATGGACCTGGTCGACGTCACGATCGTCAACATCGCCATCCCGAGCATCAAGCGGGACACCGGCGCCTCCTTCACCTCGATCCAGTGGATCACCGCCGGATACGCCCTCGCGTTCGCCGCCGGGCTGATCACCGGCGGCCGGCTCGGCGACATCTACGGCCGCAAGCGGCTCTTCCTCATCGGCATCGGCGGCTTCACCCTCGCCTCGGCCCTCTGCGGCTTCGCCGCGAACCCGGAGATGCTGGTCGCCTCCCGCATCCTCCAGGGCGGCATGGCGTCGCTGATGGTGCCGCAGGTGCTGTCGATCGTCCATGCCACCTTCCCGGCGCACGAGCGCGGCAAGGTCTTCGGCCTGTTCGGGGCGATCGTCGGACTCGGCGCCGTCTCCGGACCGCTGCTGGGCGCGCTGCTCACCGAGTGGAACCTCTTCGGGCTCGAATGGCGCCCGATCTTCCTGATCAACCTGCCGGTCGGCATCGCGGGACTGATCCTGGGGCGGAGGTTCATCAGCGAGTCGAAGGCGCCGAAGGCGCTCCGCCTCGACCTGGTGGGCGTCCTCCTGGTCACGCTGGGCCTGCTGATGCTGCTGTACCCGCTCACGCGCGGCCGCGAGCTGGGCTGGCCGCTCTGGGGCCACGTATCGATGGTGGGCAGTCTGCTCGTGTTCCTGGCGCTGATCGCGTACGAACGGCACAAGGCCCGTTCGGACGCCTCGCCGCTCATCGAGCTGTCGCTGTTCCGCGTCAAGAGCTTCGCCGCGGGCATCGCCGTACAGCTGACCTTCGGCATCGGCCTCGGCATCTTCTTCCTCGTCTGGACGCTCTACATGCAGATGGGCCTGGGCTGGAGCGAGCTGCGGGCGGGTACGACGGGCATTCCGTTCTCGATTGCCGTCTCGGTCGCCGCCGGGGTCTCGGTGCAGAAGCTCGTACCCCGCTTCGGCCGCAAGGTCCTCCAGGCGGGCGCGCTGCTGATGATCACTGGGCTGCTGCTCTACATCTGGGAGGCGGAGCGGTACGGCATGGGCATCGAGGCATGGCAGATGGCCCTGCCGCTGGTGGTCATGGGCGTGGGGATGGGGCTGATCGTGGCCCCGCTGACGGACGCGGTGCTCTCCGAAGTGCCCAAGGAGCACGCGGGATCGGCGTCCGGGCTGATCAACACGGTCCAGCAGATGGGTACGGCGCTGGGGCTGGGGCTGGTGTCGGTCGTCTTCTTCGGGGCGATCGGTGACCGGCTCGGCCCGGAGGCGGTGGGCCCGGCGTTCGTGAACGCGTTCCAGCAGTCGCTGTGGTGGGTGGCCGGAGTGCTCGCGGTGATCTTCCTGGTGATGTTCGCGCTGCCCGCCAGGCCGCGGGCCCATGTGGAGGGCGCGGGGGACGACGGTACGGAGGCGGACGGCACGAGGGGTGCGGACGGCACGGGTCGTGCTGGTTCCGCAGCCGGGACCGGTGACACCGGGGCCACCAAGGAGCCGGCGCTGACGCACTGA